In Helicobacter pylori, a single genomic region encodes these proteins:
- a CDS encoding outer membrane beta-barrel protein, with protein sequence MKKIVFILALWVGLLGAFEPKKSHIYFGAMVGLAPIKITPKPASDSSYTAFLWGAKGGYQFAFFKALALRGEFSYLMAIKPTAFHTINTSLLSLNVDVLSDFYTYKKYSFGVYGGLGIGYFYQSNHLGMKNSSFMGYNGLFNVGLGSTIDRHHRVELGAKIPFSKTRNSFKNSYFLESVFIHASYSYAF encoded by the coding sequence ATGAAAAAGATTGTTTTCATTTTGGCTTTATGGGTGGGCTTGTTGGGGGCGTTTGAGCCTAAAAAAAGTCATATTTATTTTGGGGCTATGGTGGGTTTAGCCCCCATTAAAATAACCCCAAAACCGGCTAGTGATTCTTCTTATACGGCTTTTTTATGGGGGGCTAAAGGGGGGTATCAATTCGCTTTTTTTAAAGCTCTAGCGTTAAGGGGTGAATTTTCCTACCTTATGGCAATCAAACCCACCGCATTCCACACGATTAACACTTCTTTATTGAGCTTAAATGTAGATGTGTTGAGCGATTTTTACACTTACAAAAAATACAGCTTTGGGGTGTATGGGGGGCTTGGGATAGGGTATTTTTATCAAAGCAACCATTTAGGCATGAAAAATAGTTCGTTTATGGGGTATAACGGCTTGTTTAATGTGGGGCTTGGCAGCACGATCGATCGCCACCACCGCGTAGAGCTTGGGGCTAAAATCCCTTTTTCAAAGACCAGAAATTCTTTTAAAAATTCTTATTTTTTAGAGAGCGTTTTTATCCATGCGAGTTATAGTTACGCTTTTTAA
- a CDS encoding efflux RND transporter permease subunit: MYKTAINRPITTLMFALAIVFFGVMGFKKLSVALFPKIDMPTVVVTTTYPGASAEIIESKVTDKIEEAVMGIDGIKKVTSTSSKNVSIVVIEFELEKPNEEALNDVMNKISSVRFDDSNIKKPSINKFDTDSQAIISLFVSSSSVPATTLNDYAKNTIKPMLQKINGVGGVQLNGFRERQIRIYADPTLMNKYNLTYADLFSTLKAENVEIDGGRIVNSQRELSILINANSYSVADVEKIQVGNHVRLGDIAKIEIGLEEDNTFASFKDKPGVILEIQKIAGANEIEIVDRVYEALKRIQAISPSYEIRPFLDTTSYIRTSIEDVKFDLILGAILAVLVVFAFLRNGTITLVSAISIPISIMGTFALIQWMGFSLNMLTMVALTLAIGIIIDDAIVVIENIHKKLEMGMSKRKASYEGVREIGFALVAISAMLLSVFVPIGNMKGIIGRFFQSFGITVALAIALSYVVVVTIIPMVSSVVVNPRHSRFYVWSEPFFKALESRYTKLLQWVLNHKLIIFIAVVLVFVGSLFVASKLGMDFILKEDRGRFLVWLKAKPGVSIDYMTQKSKIFQKAIEKHAEVEFTTLQVGYGTTQNPFKAKIFVQLKPLKERKKEHQLGQFELMRALRKELRSLPEAKGLDTINLSEVALIGGGGDSSPFQTFVFSHSQEAVDKSVENLRKFLLESPELKGKVESYHTSTSESQPQLQLKILRQNANKYGVSAQTIGSVVSSAFSGTSQASVFKEDGKEYDMIIRVPDDKRVSVEDIKRLQVRNKYDKLMFLDALVEITETKSPSSISRYNRQRSVTVLAEPNRNAGVSLGEILTQVSKNTKEWLVEGANYRFTGEADNAKESNGEFLVALATAFVLIYMILAALYESILEPFIIMVTMPLSFSGAFFALGLVHQPLSMFSMIGLILLIGMVGKNATLLIDVANEERKKGLNIQEAILFAGKTRLRPILMTTIAMVCGMLPLALASGDGAAMKSPIGIAMSGGLMISMVLSLLIVPVFYRLLAPIDDKIKRFYQNQKALE; the protein is encoded by the coding sequence ATGTATAAAACAGCGATTAATCGTCCTATTACGACCTTGATGTTTGCTTTGGCGATTGTCTTTTTTGGGGTGATGGGTTTTAAAAAATTGAGCGTGGCGCTTTTCCCTAAAATTGACATGCCTACGGTGGTGGTTACTACGACTTATCCTGGGGCTAGCGCTGAAATCATAGAGAGTAAGGTAACCGATAAGATTGAAGAAGCGGTGATGGGGATTGATGGGATCAAAAAGGTTACTTCTACGAGTTCTAAAAATGTGAGTATTGTCGTCATTGAATTTGAATTAGAAAAGCCTAATGAAGAAGCCTTAAACGATGTGATGAATAAAATTTCTTCGGTGCGTTTTGATGACTCTAATATTAAAAAACCCTCTATCAATAAATTTGATACCGACAGTCAAGCCATTATTTCATTGTTTGTGAGCAGTTCAAGCGTGCCGGCTACAACCCTTAATGACTACGCTAAAAACACCATCAAGCCCATGCTCCAAAAAATCAATGGGGTAGGGGGCGTGCAGCTCAACGGCTTTAGGGAGCGCCAGATTAGGATTTATGCCGATCCCACTTTGATGAATAAATACAACCTGACTTATGCAGATCTTTTCAGCACGCTTAAAGCGGAGAATGTGGAAATTGATGGCGGGCGCATTGTCAATAGCCAAAGGGAATTGTCTATTTTAATTAATGCGAATAGTTATAGCGTGGCGGATGTGGAAAAGATTCAAGTGGGTAATCATGTGCGTCTTGGCGATATTGCAAAGATTGAAATCGGTTTGGAAGAAGACAACACTTTTGCGAGCTTTAAAGACAAACCCGGTGTGATTTTAGAAATCCAAAAGATTGCCGGAGCGAATGAAATTGAAATCGTAGATAGAGTGTATGAAGCGTTAAAGCGCATTCAAGCCATTAGCCCCAGCTATGAAATCAGACCTTTTTTAGACACCACGAGCTATATCCGCACCTCTATTGAAGACGTGAAATTTGACTTGATTTTAGGGGCGATTTTAGCGGTTTTAGTGGTGTTTGCGTTCTTGCGTAACGGCACGATCACCCTCGTTTCAGCGATCTCTATCCCTATTTCTATCATGGGGACTTTTGCGCTCATTCAATGGATGGGCTTTTCATTAAACATGCTCACCATGGTGGCTTTAACGCTAGCGATAGGGATCATCATTGATGATGCGATCGTGGTGATTGAAAACATCCATAAAAAGCTAGAAATGGGCATGAGTAAACGAAAAGCGAGCTATGAGGGGGTGAGGGAAATTGGTTTTGCTCTAGTAGCGATTTCAGCGATGCTGCTCTCTGTTTTTGTGCCTATAGGGAACATGAAAGGCATTATCGGGCGCTTTTTCCAAAGCTTTGGGATCACGGTGGCTTTAGCGATCGCTTTATCGTATGTGGTGGTCGTTACGATTATTCCTATGGTAAGCTCAGTCGTGGTCAATCCCAGGCATTCTCGTTTTTATGTGTGGAGTGAGCCTTTTTTTAAGGCTTTAGAGTCTCGTTATACCAAGTTACTCCAATGGGTATTAAACCACAAGCTCATTATCTTTATAGCGGTGGTTTTGGTGTTTGTGGGTTCGCTTTTTGTGGCTTCTAAACTCGGCATGGATTTTATACTGAAAGAAGATAGGGGGAGGTTTTTAGTGTGGCTTAAGGCTAAACCGGGTGTGAGCATAGATTACATGACACAAAAGAGTAAGATCTTTCAAAAAGCGATTGAAAAACATGCTGAAGTGGAATTTACCACCCTGCAAGTGGGTTATGGCACCACGCAAAACCCTTTTAAGGCTAAGATTTTTGTGCAACTCAAGCCTTTAAAAGAGCGCAAAAAAGAGCATCAATTGGGGCAATTTGAGTTGATGCGCGCTTTAAGGAAAGAGTTGAGAAGCTTGCCTGAAGCTAAAGGTTTAGATACTATTAATCTTTCTGAAGTTGCTCTTATAGGGGGCGGTGGGGATAGTTCGCCCTTCCAAACCTTTGTGTTTTCCCATTCTCAAGAAGCGGTGGATAAAAGCGTGGAGAATTTGAGAAAATTCTTATTAGAAAGCCCTGAATTAAAAGGCAAGGTTGAAAGCTACCATACAAGCACGAGCGAATCGCAACCGCAATTGCAACTCAAAATCTTAAGACAAAACGCTAACAAATACGGCGTGAGCGCTCAAACCATTGGCTCGGTGGTGAGCTCTGCTTTCTCTGGGACTTCTCAAGCGAGCGTGTTCAAAGAAGATGGCAAAGAATACGACATGATCATTAGAGTGCCTGATGACAAGCGCGTTTCTGTAGAAGACATCAAACGCTTGCAGGTGCGTAACAAATACGATAAATTGATGTTTTTAGACGCTTTAGTGGAAATCACAGAAACTAAAAGCCCGTCTAGTATTTCTCGCTACAACCGCCAACGCAGCGTTACGGTGCTTGCTGAGCCTAATAGGAATGCGGGCGTTTCTTTGGGCGAGATTTTAACGCAAGTGAGTAAAAACACTAAAGAATGGCTGGTTGAGGGGGCGAATTACAGATTTACCGGTGAAGCGGATAACGCCAAAGAGAGCAATGGGGAGTTTTTAGTCGCTTTAGCGACAGCGTTTGTGCTGATTTATATGATTTTAGCGGCGTTGTATGAGTCCATTTTAGAGCCTTTTATCATCATGGTTACCATGCCTTTAAGCTTTTCAGGGGCGTTTTTTGCTCTAGGTTTAGTCCATCAGCCTTTGAGCATGTTCTCTATGATAGGCTTGATTTTGCTCATTGGTATGGTGGGTAAAAACGCCACGCTTTTAATTGATGTGGCGAATGAAGAGCGTAAAAAAGGTTTGAATATCCAAGAAGCCATTTTATTTGCCGGCAAAACCCGTCTAAGACCGATTTTAATGACGACCATTGCGATGGTTTGCGGGATGCTGCCTTTAGCGTTGGCGAGTGGGGATGGAGCGGCGATGAAATCCCCTATAGGGATTGCGATGAGTGGAGGCTTAATGATTTCTATGGTGTTAAGCCTACTCATTGTGCCGGTGTTTTATCGTTTGCTCGCTCCCATAGACGACAAAATCAAGCGGTTTTATCAAAACCAAAAAGCTTTAGAATGA
- a CDS encoding HlyD family efflux transporter periplasmic adaptor subunit: MIRKILIGLFLSFLSMEAGERVYAIFNVKAMQDSKLTLDSTGIVDSIKVTEGSVVKKGDVLLLLYNQDKQAQSDSTEQQLIFAKKQYQRYSKIGGAVDKNTLEGYEFTYRRLESDYAYSIAVLNKTILRAPFDGVIASKNIQVGEGVSANNTVLLRLVSHARKLVIEFDSKYINAVKVGDIYTYSIDGDSNQHEIKITKIYPTVDENTRKVSAEALLSKPMAVGLFGDGFIQTK; this comes from the coding sequence ATGATACGAAAAATTTTAATAGGACTTTTTTTGAGTTTTTTGAGCATGGAAGCTGGCGAAAGAGTGTATGCGATTTTCAATGTGAAAGCGATGCAAGATTCCAAGCTCACCTTAGACAGCACAGGGATTGTGGATAGCATTAAGGTTACTGAGGGGAGCGTGGTCAAAAAGGGCGATGTTTTGTTGCTTTTGTATAATCAAGACAAACAGGCTCAAAGCGATTCTACCGAGCAACAACTCATTTTCGCTAAAAAGCAATACCAACGATACAGCAAAATTGGGGGTGCTGTGGATAAAAACACTCTAGAGGGTTATGAGTTCACTTACAGGCGCTTGGAGTCTGATTACGCTTATTCTATTGCGGTATTGAATAAAACCATTTTAAGAGCCCCTTTTGATGGCGTGATAGCGAGCAAAAACATTCAGGTGGGCGAAGGGGTGAGCGCGAATAACACGGTGTTATTGAGACTGGTCAGCCATGCTAGGAAATTGGTTATTGAATTTGATTCTAAATACATTAATGCAGTCAAAGTGGGGGATATTTACACTTATTCTATAGATGGGGATTCCAATCAGCATGAAATTAAAATCACTAAGATTTACCCCACGGTTGATGAAAACACCAGGAAAGTGAGCGCTGAAGCCCTTTTGTCTAAGCCTATGGCAGTGGGGCTTTTTGGCGACGGGTTTATCCAAACGAAATAA
- a CDS encoding TolC family protein translates to MNTIIRYASLWGLCAALTLAQTPSKTPDEIKQILNNYSHKNLKLIDPPTSSLEATPSFLSSPKETATTINQEIAKYHEKSDKAALGLYELLKGATTNLSLQAQELSVKQAMKNHTIAKAMFLPTLNASYNFKNEARDTPEYKHYNTQQLQAQVTLNVFNGFSDVNNVKEKSATYRSNVANLEYSRQSVYLQVVQQYYEYFNNLARMIALQKKLEQIKTDIKRVTKLYDKGLTTIDDLQSLKAQGNLSEYDILDMQFALEQNRLTLEYLTNLSVKNLKKTTIDAPNLQLRERQDLVSLREQISAIRYQNKQLNYYPKIDVFDSWLFWIQKPAYATGRFGNFYPGQQNTAGVTATLNIFDDIGLSLQKQSIMLGQLANEKNLAYKKLEQEKDEQLYRKSLDIARAKIESSKASLDAANLSFANIKRKYDANLVDFTTYLRGLTTRFDAEVAYNLALNNYEVQKANYIFNSGHKIDDYVH, encoded by the coding sequence ATGAACACTATTATAAGATATGCGAGTTTATGGGGCTTGTGTGCGGCTTTAACTCTAGCGCAAACCCCCTCTAAAACCCCAGATGAAATCAAGCAAATCCTTAACAATTATAGCCATAAGAATTTAAAGCTCATTGATCCGCCGACAAGTTCTTTAGAAGCGACACCGAGTTTTTTATCCTCGCCTAAAGAAACAGCGACCACGATCAATCAAGAGATTGCTAAATACCATGAAAAAAGCGATAAAGCCGCTTTGGGGCTTTATGAATTGCTAAAGGGGGCTACCACTAACCTTAGTTTGCAAGCGCAAGAACTCAGCGTCAAGCAAGCGATGAAAAACCACACCATCGCCAAAGCGATGTTTTTGCCCACTTTGAACGCGAGTTATAATTTTAAAAATGAAGCTAGGGATACTCCAGAATATAAGCATTATAACACCCAACAACTCCAAGCTCAAGTCACATTGAATGTGTTTAATGGCTTTAGCGATGTGAATAATGTCAAAGAAAAGTCTGCGACTTACCGCTCCAATGTGGCTAATTTAGAATATAGCCGCCAAAGCGTGTATTTGCAAGTGGTGCAACAATACTACGAGTATTTTAACAACCTCGCTCGCATGATCGCTTTGCAAAAAAAATTAGAGCAAATCAAAACGGACATTAAAAGGGTTACTAAGCTCTATGACAAAGGGCTAACCACGATTGATGATTTGCAAAGCCTAAAAGCGCAAGGGAATTTGAGCGAATACGATATTTTGGACATGCAATTTGCTTTGGAGCAAAACCGCTTGACTTTAGAATACCTCACTAACCTCAGTGTGAAAAATTTGAAAAAGACCACGATTGATGCGCCTAATTTGCAATTAAGAGAAAGGCAGGATTTAGTCTCTTTAAGGGAGCAGATTTCCGCAATCAGATACCAAAACAAGCAACTCAATTATTACCCCAAGATAGATGTGTTTGACTCATGGCTTTTTTGGATCCAAAAACCCGCTTATGCCACAGGGCGTTTTGGGAACTTCTACCCCGGTCAGCAAAATACGGCTGGGGTTACTGCGACTTTGAATATTTTTGATGATATAGGGTTGAGCTTGCAAAAACAATCCATCATGCTAGGCCAATTAGCGAATGAAAAGAATTTAGCGTATAAAAAGCTAGAGCAAGAAAAAGACGAACAGCTTTACAGAAAGTCGCTTGATATTGCCAGAGCCAAGATTGAATCTTCCAAGGCTAGTTTGGATGCGGCCAATCTTTCTTTTGCCAATATTAAAAGGAAATACGACGCTAATTTAGTGGATTTCACCACCTATTTAAGGGGCTTAACCACGCGCTTTGATGCAGAAGTGGCTTACAATTTAGCGCTCAACAATTATGAAGTGCAAAAAGCCAATTACATTTTCAACAGCGGGCATAAAATAGACGACTATGTGCATTAA
- a CDS encoding uroporphyrinogen decarboxylase has protein sequence MMIFIDACFRKETPYTPIWMMRQAGRYLSEYQESRKKAGSFLELCKNSDLATEVTLQPVEILGVDAAILFSDILVVPLEMGLNLEFIPKKGPHFLETITDLKSVESLKVGAYKQLNYVYDTISQTRQKLSKEKALIGFCGSPWTLATYMIEGEGSKSYAKSKKMLYSEPEVLKALLEKLSLELIEYLSLQIQAGVNAVMIFDSWASALEKEAYLKFSWDYLKKISKELKKRYVHIPVILFPKGIGAYLDTIDGEFDVFGVDWGTPLEVAKKILGDKYVLQGNLEPARLYDKNALEEGVERILKVMGNQGHIFNLGHGMLPDLPRENAKYLVQLVHAKTTRR, from the coding sequence ATGATGATTTTCATTGATGCATGTTTTAGAAAAGAAACGCCTTACACGCCCATTTGGATGATGAGGCAAGCGGGGCGTTACCTTAGCGAATACCAAGAGAGTCGTAAAAAAGCGGGGAGTTTCTTGGAATTGTGTAAAAATAGTGATCTGGCCACAGAAGTTACCTTACAGCCGGTAGAGATTTTAGGCGTGGATGCGGCTATTTTGTTTAGCGATATTTTAGTAGTGCCTTTGGAAATGGGCTTGAATTTGGAGTTTATCCCCAAAAAGGGGCCGCATTTTTTAGAGACGATTACGGATTTAAAAAGCGTGGAAAGCCTAAAAGTAGGGGCTTATAAACAGCTGAATTATGTCTATGATACGATTTCTCAAACGCGCCAAAAACTTTCTAAAGAGAAGGCGTTAATTGGTTTTTGCGGATCGCCTTGGACTTTAGCGACTTACATGATAGAAGGCGAGGGGAGCAAATCGTATGCCAAAAGCAAGAAAATGCTTTATAGCGAGCCTGAAGTTTTAAAAGCGCTTTTAGAAAAATTGAGCCTTGAATTGATAGAGTATTTGAGCCTTCAAATCCAAGCAGGAGTCAATGCGGTGATGATCTTTGACTCATGGGCTAGCGCTTTAGAAAAAGAAGCGTATTTGAAATTCAGTTGGGATTATTTGAAAAAAATCTCTAAAGAGCTTAAAAAACGCTATGTGCATATCCCAGTTATCCTTTTCCCTAAAGGGATTGGCGCTTATTTGGATACCATAGATGGGGAATTTGATGTGTTTGGCGTGGATTGGGGCACGCCTTTAGAGGTGGCAAAAAAGATTTTAGGCGATAAATATGTTTTGCAAGGGAATTTAGAACCCGCCCGCCTTTATGATAAAAACGCTTTGGAAGAAGGCGTTGAAAGGATTTTAAAAGTCATGGGCAATCAAGGGCATATTTTCAATTTAGGGCATGGGATGTTGCCGGATTTGCCTAGAGAAAACGCAAAATATTTAGTGCAATTAGTGCATGCCAAAACCACCAGGCGATAG
- a CDS encoding 3-methyladenine DNA glycosylase, producing the protein MLDSFEILKALKSLDLLKNAPAWWWPNALKFEALLGAVLTQNTKFEAVLKSLENLKNAFILENDDEINLKKIAYIEFSKLAECVRPSGFYNQKAKRLIDLSRNILKDFQSFENFKQEVTREWLLDQKGIGKESADAILCYACAKEVMVVDKYTYLFLKKLGIEIEDYDELQHFFEKGVQENLNAALALYENTIPLVQLYARFHGKIVEFSKQKLELKL; encoded by the coding sequence GTGTTGGATAGTTTTGAGATTTTAAAGGCTTTAAAGAGTTTGGATTTATTGAAAAACGCCCCTGCTTGGTGGTGGCCTAACGCTTTGAAATTTGAAGCTTTATTAGGGGCGGTTTTAACGCAAAACACTAAATTTGAAGCCGTTTTGAAATCTTTGGAAAATCTAAAAAACGCTTTCATTTTAGAAAATGATGATGAGATCAATCTTAAAAAAATCGCTTATATAGAGTTTTCAAAGCTTGCAGAGTGTGTCCGCCCTAGCGGGTTTTATAACCAAAAAGCCAAACGACTGATTGATTTGAGCAGGAATATTTTAAAAGACTTTCAAAGTTTTGAAAATTTTAAACAAGAAGTTACTAGGGAGTGGCTTTTAGACCAAAAGGGTATTGGCAAAGAAAGCGCGGATGCGATTTTATGCTATGCGTGCGCTAAAGAAGTGATGGTGGTGGATAAATACACCTATCTTTTTTTAAAAAAATTAGGCATAGAGATAGAAGATTATGATGAATTGCAACATTTTTTTGAAAAAGGCGTTCAAGAGAATTTAAATGCCGCCTTAGCGCTTTATGAAAACACCATTCCTTTAGTGCAACTTTATGCGAGATTCCATGGAAAGATCGTGGAATTTTCCAAACAAAAATTGGAATTGAAGCTTTGA
- a CDS encoding flagellin A, with product MAFQVNTNINAMNAHVQSALTQNALKTSLERLSSGLRINKAADDASGMTVADSLRSQASSLGQAIANTNDGMGIIQVADKAMDEQLKILDTVKVKATQAAQDGQTTESRKAIQSDIVRLIQGLDNIGNTTTYNGQALLSGQFTNKEFQVGAYSNQSIKASIGSTTSDKIGQVRIATGALITASGDISLTFKQVDGVNDVTLESVKVSSSAGTGIGVLAEVINKNSNRTGVKAYASVITTSDVAVQSGSLSNLTLNGIHLGNIADIKKNDSDGRLVAAINAVTSETGVEAYTDQKGRLNLRSIDGRGIEIKTDSVSNGPSALTMVNGGQDLTKGSTNYGRLSLTRLDAKSINVVSASDSQHLGFTAIGFGESQVAETTVNLRDVTGNFNANVKSASGANYNAVIASGNQSLGSGVTTLRGAMVVIDIAESAMKMLDKVRSDLGSVQNQMISTVNNISITQVNVKAAESQIRDVDFAEESANFNKNNILAQSGSYAMSQANTVQQNILRLLT from the coding sequence ATGGCTTTTCAGGTCAATACAAATATCAATGCGATGAATGCGCATGTGCAATCCGCACTCACTCAAAATGCACTTAAAACTTCATTGGAGCGATTGAGTTCAGGTTTAAGGATTAATAAAGCGGCTGATGACGCATCAGGCATGACGGTAGCGGATTCTTTGCGTTCACAAGCGAGCAGTTTGGGTCAAGCGATTGCCAACACGAATGACGGCATGGGGATTATCCAAGTTGCGGATAAGGCTATGGATGAGCAATTAAAAATCTTAGACACCGTTAAGGTTAAAGCGACTCAAGCGGCTCAAGACGGGCAAACTACGGAGTCTCGTAAAGCGATTCAATCTGACATCGTTCGTTTGATTCAAGGTTTAGACAATATCGGTAACACGACTACTTATAACGGGCAAGCGTTATTGTCTGGTCAATTCACTAACAAAGAATTCCAAGTAGGGGCTTATTCTAACCAAAGCATTAAGGCTTCTATCGGCTCTACCACTTCCGATAAAATCGGTCAGGTTCGTATCGCTACAGGCGCGTTAATCACGGCTTCTGGGGATATTAGCTTGACTTTTAAACAAGTGGATGGCGTGAATGATGTAACTTTAGAGAGCGTGAAAGTCTCTAGTTCAGCAGGCACAGGGATTGGCGTGTTAGCAGAAGTGATCAACAAAAACTCTAACCGAACAGGGGTTAAAGCTTATGCGAGCGTTATCACCACAAGCGATGTGGCGGTCCAGTCAGGAAGTTTGAGTAATTTAACCTTAAATGGGATTCATTTGGGTAATATCGCAGATATTAAGAAAAATGACTCAGACGGACGGTTAGTCGCAGCGATCAATGCGGTTACTTCAGAAACCGGCGTGGAAGCTTATACGGATCAAAAAGGGCGCTTGAATTTGCGCAGTATAGATGGTCGTGGGATTGAAATTAAAACCGATAGCGTCAGTAATGGGCCTAGTGCTTTAACGATGGTCAATGGCGGTCAGGATTTAACAAAAGGCTCTACTAACTATGGGAGACTTTCTCTCACACGCTTAGACGCTAAGAGCATCAATGTGGTTTCGGCTTCTGACTCACAGCATTTAGGTTTCACAGCGATTGGTTTTGGGGAATCTCAAGTGGCAGAAACCACGGTGAATTTGCGCGATGTTACTGGGAATTTTAACGCTAATGTCAAATCAGCTAGTGGCGCGAACTATAACGCTGTCATCGCTAGTGGCAATCAAAGCTTGGGATCTGGGGTTACGACCTTAAGGGGTGCGATGGTGGTGATTGATATTGCCGAGTCTGCGATGAAAATGTTGGATAAAGTCCGCTCTGATTTAGGTTCTGTGCAAAATCAAATGATTAGCACCGTGAATAACATCAGCATCACTCAAGTGAATGTTAAAGCGGCTGAATCTCAAATCAGGGATGTGGATTTTGCTGAAGAGAGTGCGAATTTCAATAAAAACAACATTTTGGCGCAATCAGGCAGCTATGCGATGAGTCAAGCCAATACCGTTCAACAAAATATCTTAAGGCTTTTAACTTAG